Proteins encoded in a region of the Natator depressus isolate rNatDep1 chromosome 25, rNatDep2.hap1, whole genome shotgun sequence genome:
- the HAPLN4 gene encoding hyaluronan and proteoglycan link protein 4, with the protein MQPVCRAATLLLLIAVLSSPPALSERGRKKVIHVSEDESGAVVVQTAPGKVVTHRGGTILLPCRYHYDTSAHDPAEIRLKWTKVMDPMSFVDVFVAMGKERRAFGSYRGRTALQEDGTGDASLIIRNVTLQDYGQYECEVTNELEDDTGMVKLDLEGVIFPYHPRLGRYTLNFQEAQEACLAQDGILASYDQLHKAWVEGMDWCNAGWLEDGSVQYPISRPRDECGRKDTPVGVRSYGYRHKEDERYDAFCFTSNLNGKVYFLKTYRKLSYPEALQACKKNGARVAKVGQLYAAWKIQLLDKCEAGWVEDGSIRYPIVNPRARCGGREPGVRNLGFPDKKYKLFGVYCYKKASEGPPKDGREEPGKWRPLQV; encoded by the exons ATGCAGCCTGTGTGCCGGGCAGCCACCCTGCTGCTTCTCATCGCCGTCCTCTCCTCCCCGCCGGCGCTCAGCGAGAGGGGGCGCAAGAAGGTCATCCACGTGTCAG AGGATGAGAGCGGGGCCGTGGTCGTCCAGACGGCGCCTGGGAAGGTGGTCACCCACCGGGGCGGGACCATCCTCCTTCCCTGCCGGTACCACTATGACACGTCAGCCCACGACCCCGCCGAGATCCGCCTCAAGTGGACCAAAGTGATGGACCCGATGTCTTTCGTGGACGTCTTCGTGGCCATGGGGAAGGAGCGCAGGGCTTTCGGGAGCTACCGGGGGCGCACGGCGCTGCAGGAGGATGGGACAGGGGACGCCTCCCTCATCATCCGCAACGTCACCCTGCAGGATTACGGGCAGTATGAGTGCGAGGTCACCAATGAGCTGGAGGACGACACGGGCATGGTGAAGCTGGATCTGGAAG GAGTGATCTTCCCGTACCACCCGCGTCTTGGCCGCTACACCCTCAACTTCCAGGAGGCCCAGGAGGCGTGTCTGGCCCAGGACGGCATCCTGGCCTCCTACGACCAGCTGCACAAGGCCTGGGTGGAGGGCATGGACTGGTGCAACGCCGGCTGGCTGGAGGATGGCTCCGTGCAGTACCCCATCTCCAGGCCCCGAGACGAGTGCGGCCGCAAAGACACCCCCGTCGGGGTCAGGAGCTACGGGTACCGGCACAAGGAGGACGAGCGCTACGACGCCTTCTGCTTCACGTCCAACCTGAACG gcAAAGTTTACTTCCTGAAGACCTATCGCAAGCTGAGCTACCCTGAGGCCCTCCAGGCCTGCAAGAAGAACGGCGCCAGGGTGGCCAAGGTGGGCCAGCTCTACGCTGCCTGGAAGATCCAGCTGCTGGACAAGTGTGAGGCGGGCTGGGTGGAGGATGGCAGCATCCGCTACCCCATCGTCAACCCCCGGGCACGCTgcgggggccgggagcccggcgTCCGCAACTTGGGCTTCCCGGACAAGAAGTACAAGCTCTTCGGGGTCTACTGCTACAAGAAGGCCAGCGAAGGGCCCCCCAAGGACGGCAGGGAGGAGCCGGGCAAGTGGAGGCCTCTCCAGGTATAA